Proteins encoded by one window of Thermotoga sp. Ku-13t:
- a CDS encoding phosphopantetheine-binding protein, whose product MEDKVKQIINKILEKKGKEPLKELRFDLSMRNDLDMDSLDLAELTVRIEDEFGIDVFENGIVDTVGEIIEKIKNGKK is encoded by the coding sequence ATGGAAGATAAAGTGAAACAAATAATAAACAAAATACTTGAGAAAAAGGGGAAAGAACCTCTGAAGGAACTAAGATTCGATTTATCAATGAGGAACGATCTGGACATGGATTCATTGGATTTGGCAGAGCTCACCGTTAGAATAGAGGATGAGTTTGGGATTGACGTGTTTGAAAACGGCATTGTTGATACAGTTGGTGAAATAATAGAGAAAATCAAGAATGGAAAAAAGTGA
- a CDS encoding SDR family oxidoreductase, whose amino-acid sequence MKVVVVTGDSRGLGNEICKELLKRGYKVIGISRRASEKVVELMNAYGNLYDHINFDLSEPEKIKDLYINYLKPRGPIYGLVNNAAIAYDDLVTNAQIEPLETMFRVNVYSPILLTKYVIRDMLLHGTQGSIVHISSISAHTGYRGLSMYAATKGALEAFSRAVAREFGVKKIRSNCVAPGFMETDMSRSLTEEDKRRIYQRNSLREEIKIESVVKTVVFLISEESYSITGQVICVDNGTI is encoded by the coding sequence ATGAAAGTTGTCGTGGTCACAGGGGATTCACGGGGCCTCGGAAACGAAATATGTAAAGAGTTATTAAAAAGAGGATATAAGGTCATTGGAATAAGCCGAAGAGCTTCAGAAAAAGTTGTTGAGTTAATGAACGCATACGGAAACCTTTACGATCACATAAATTTCGACCTCAGTGAACCAGAAAAGATAAAGGATTTGTACATTAATTACCTGAAACCTCGAGGGCCAATATACGGGCTAGTAAACAACGCAGCGATAGCCTATGATGATTTGGTCACGAACGCGCAAATTGAACCATTGGAAACAATGTTTAGGGTCAACGTTTATTCGCCAATATTGTTAACGAAATACGTGATAAGAGATATGCTGTTGCATGGTACTCAGGGGAGCATAGTACACATCAGCTCAATAAGTGCGCACACAGGATATAGGGGTTTGAGCATGTATGCAGCAACAAAAGGGGCTCTAGAAGCTTTCTCAAGGGCTGTAGCGAGGGAATTCGGTGTTAAAAAGATAAGAAGTAATTGTGTAGCACCAGGTTTCATGGAGACTGATATGAGTCGATCACTTACAGAGGAAGATAAAAGGAGAATTTATCAAAGAAATTCCCTGAGAGAAGAAATAAAAATCGAAAGCGTGGTAAAAACCGTTGTATTCCTTATCAGTGAGGAAAGCTATTCAATTACCGGTCAGGTAATCTGCGTTGATAATGGAACTATTTAA
- a CDS encoding fatty acid--CoA ligase family protein: MKLFFWTESMQKTYEDLVHELNKTKRIKTYIKEKEPYELYKDLLASILACKNVVLLDSDFSDEEISRLGIPIECLEKEEDVEINVSSFEEILRLVERNGKAWQVTLYTSGTTGRPKKVSHNIETLTRYVRIGERFRNNVWAFAYNPTHFAGLQVFFQAFYNENPMIYIFEMDKRKIEKILNEFKVTHISATPTFYRSVVPYFKGQVPSVERVTMGGEKFDKRLASELLKIFPNAKIRNVYASTEAGSLFAAEGEVFEIDPEIADKVRISEDNELLIHRSLLGYSDDFELDGEWYRTGDIVEKIDERHFRFSTRKAEMINIGGYKVNPHEVEDEIRKIEGVIDVVVKARKNAITGNILVAEIKVKNGTNIEEKEKEIMAVLSEKLQRWKVPRILKFVEELETTRTGKRLRK, from the coding sequence ATGAAGTTATTTTTCTGGACTGAAAGTATGCAAAAAACGTACGAAGATTTAGTCCATGAACTGAACAAAACAAAAAGAATCAAGACATACATAAAGGAAAAAGAACCATACGAATTATACAAAGACCTGTTAGCAAGCATCTTGGCTTGCAAGAATGTAGTGCTTTTAGATTCTGATTTCTCGGACGAAGAGATATCACGCTTGGGAATACCAATAGAATGTCTCGAAAAAGAAGAAGACGTCGAAATAAACGTGTCAAGCTTTGAGGAAATTCTGCGATTGGTAGAGAGAAACGGAAAAGCTTGGCAAGTTACGCTTTATACCTCTGGAACGACGGGCAGACCCAAGAAAGTTTCGCACAATATAGAAACTCTAACGAGGTATGTTAGAATAGGAGAGAGGTTTCGAAACAATGTGTGGGCATTCGCATACAACCCCACACATTTTGCGGGATTACAGGTATTCTTCCAAGCCTTTTATAATGAGAATCCCATGATCTACATCTTCGAAATGGACAAGAGGAAAATAGAGAAGATCTTGAACGAATTTAAGGTAACCCATATTTCCGCAACACCAACATTTTACCGTTCAGTTGTGCCATACTTTAAGGGTCAGGTGCCTTCCGTGGAAAGAGTGACGATGGGCGGCGAGAAGTTCGATAAAAGACTGGCCTCGGAACTCCTGAAGATTTTTCCGAACGCTAAGATCAGGAACGTTTATGCATCAACAGAGGCAGGGAGTTTGTTCGCGGCAGAAGGCGAAGTTTTTGAAATAGATCCAGAAATAGCAGACAAGGTGAGAATATCAGAAGACAACGAACTGCTAATCCACAGAAGCCTTTTGGGGTACTCGGATGACTTTGAACTGGATGGAGAATGGTATAGAACCGGTGATATTGTTGAAAAAATAGATGAAAGACATTTTAGATTCTCCACAAGGAAAGCGGAAATGATAAACATTGGCGGCTACAAAGTGAACCCACACGAGGTGGAGGATGAGATCAGGAAAATCGAAGGTGTAATAGATGTAGTGGTTAAAGCAAGGAAGAATGCGATCACCGGTAACATACTGGTGGCAGAAATAAAGGTCAAGAATGGGACAAATATTGAGGAAAAGGAAAAAGAGATAATGGCGGTGCTCAGTGAAAAGTTGCAGAGATGGAAAGTTCCGAGAATCTTAAAATTCGTTGAGGAATTAGAAACCACAAGGACCGGTAAGAGGTTGAGAAAATGA